One window of Vibrio sinaloensis genomic DNA carries:
- a CDS encoding LysR family transcriptional regulator has protein sequence MNIEKLARIDLNLLVCLRVLLEEQNVTRAAHRLCLSQSAVSKNLAKLRSQFDDALFVRHAHGLKPTPKALFLKPKLDNLINQLEQLTQPEQFSPASSDYRYQIAAVESVYPLILPHFLPEIFSQAPGVTISTHAWSDDTFRRIQGGEIDLGITGKDIDINDAKLTMLPPSDICEAEIYRDRQMCLVRNQHPALTQPWTLDNYLAQRHVQVRCDGNERWLLDYRLADIGKERDIGITVPDFNSAASLCSYTDFIFTAPSHFVELASKQLDLTVLPLPMEFPPMAYTLFWHRDRENDPALAWIRQIINEKTSDLRSFAAST, from the coding sequence ATGAATATTGAAAAGCTGGCGCGAATTGATCTCAACTTGCTGGTGTGTTTACGGGTATTGCTCGAGGAGCAAAATGTAACTCGTGCTGCTCATCGCCTTTGCCTTAGTCAGTCAGCGGTCAGTAAAAACCTAGCGAAGTTACGTAGCCAGTTTGATGATGCACTTTTTGTGCGTCATGCCCACGGGCTCAAACCAACGCCCAAAGCGTTATTCCTCAAGCCTAAACTCGACAACTTGATCAATCAGTTGGAGCAGTTAACTCAACCTGAGCAGTTTTCACCCGCAAGCAGTGACTACCGCTATCAAATTGCCGCGGTAGAGAGTGTTTATCCGCTGATTCTTCCGCATTTCTTGCCGGAAATTTTTAGCCAGGCACCCGGTGTTACCATCAGTACTCACGCTTGGAGTGACGATACTTTTCGCCGTATACAAGGTGGCGAGATCGATCTCGGCATCACAGGCAAAGATATCGACATCAACGATGCCAAGCTGACCATGCTTCCTCCTAGCGATATTTGCGAGGCTGAAATCTATCGCGATAGGCAGATGTGTTTAGTGCGTAACCAACACCCTGCACTCACACAGCCTTGGACCCTGGACAACTATCTTGCTCAGCGTCACGTACAAGTTCGATGTGATGGCAATGAACGTTGGCTACTGGATTACCGATTAGCAGACATTGGCAAAGAGCGCGATATCGGTATCACAGTGCCTGATTTTAATAGCGCGGCGAGTCTTTGTTCCTATACTGATTTTATCTTTACTGCCCCGAGCCATTTTGTAGAGTTAGCCTCTAAGCAGCTTGATCTTACGGTTCTCCCCTTGCCAATGGAGTTTCCGCCAATGGCATATACGCTATTTTGGCATCGAGATAGAGAGAATGATCCTGCCCTTGCTTGGATAAGGCAAATAATCAATGAAAAAACCAGCGACTTGAGATCATTTGCAGCTAGCACATAA
- a CDS encoding multidrug effflux MFS transporter, translating into MPKKQQLILLTLLVLFSPLAIDIYLPALPMISEAFHVEHALAQDTITWFLFAMGVGQLFAGPLADKLGRRTVALGGVSIYAISALLAWSAQNIEWMLVSRLLQGLGACATSVAAFATVRDMFGPQKSGRMISYLNGAICFIPALAPILGSWLTQQFGWRSNFSFMAGYAVVVLTMLWVGMKETNPEMSTQPVFKLGRYLDVVKTPSFLFHASLCMLAMAVILGYVTSAPVVLMENLGLTMNQFTFWFGVNAVINIIACMAAPKFMDRFGTHWALTVGIITLMLAGVMMLAMMDKATALAFMLPIFFSSVGFAWILGAAAGKALAPFGDKAGTAAALLGLFQMSGSGLVVGTVQRLSMEPQMMIATLMLVVTPALFILWSKPGKNWHYATA; encoded by the coding sequence ATGCCGAAGAAGCAACAACTCATTCTGTTGACCCTTTTGGTGCTCTTTAGCCCGCTCGCGATTGATATCTATCTACCGGCTTTACCAATGATCTCCGAGGCGTTTCACGTGGAACATGCCTTGGCACAAGATACGATTACCTGGTTTCTGTTTGCTATGGGGGTAGGGCAACTGTTCGCTGGCCCTCTTGCAGACAAACTCGGACGTCGAACTGTTGCATTGGGTGGCGTTAGCATCTACGCAATCAGCGCTTTATTGGCGTGGAGCGCTCAGAATATCGAGTGGATGTTGGTGTCACGACTGCTACAAGGCTTAGGTGCGTGCGCGACATCGGTAGCGGCCTTTGCAACAGTTCGCGATATGTTTGGCCCTCAGAAAAGCGGCAGGATGATCAGCTATCTAAATGGTGCGATCTGCTTTATTCCGGCTTTGGCCCCTATCTTAGGAAGTTGGCTCACCCAGCAGTTTGGTTGGCGCTCGAACTTCAGTTTTATGGCCGGCTACGCAGTGGTTGTGCTCACTATGTTATGGGTTGGTATGAAAGAAACCAACCCAGAAATGAGTACACAGCCAGTATTTAAACTTGGCCGATATCTGGATGTGGTGAAAACGCCTTCTTTCTTGTTCCATGCAAGTTTATGTATGTTGGCGATGGCGGTTATCTTGGGCTATGTGACATCAGCGCCTGTGGTTCTCATGGAGAACTTGGGCTTGACCATGAATCAGTTTACCTTCTGGTTTGGCGTGAATGCGGTGATTAACATTATCGCATGCATGGCAGCGCCTAAATTTATGGACCGGTTTGGTACTCATTGGGCGCTTACAGTTGGCATCATCACCTTGATGCTCGCTGGCGTGATGATGCTAGCCATGATGGACAAGGCAACAGCATTGGCCTTTATGCTACCGATTTTCTTCTCATCGGTTGGATTTGCTTGGATTCTTGGCGCGGCTGCTGGCAAAGCGCTTGCGCCGTTTGGCGATAAAGCGGGAACAGCCGCAGCGCTGCTTGGCCTATTTCAGATGAGTGGGTCAGGTTTAGTGGTTGGCACGGTGCAGCGATTGTCGATGGAGCCACAAATGATGATTGCAACGCTGATGCTGGTAGTGACTCCAGCACTATTCATCTTGTGGTCTAAACCGGGCAAAAACTGGCATTACGCTACGGCGTAG
- a CDS encoding ABC transporter substrate binding protein has translation MRFCLLVISAFCSAIAIADENDILVIHSYHQGLFWTDSFQYGLEQQIEPYNLSTRVLYLDTKRMQDEHYLQQLYSLYRTKFEQESFHAIVVSDNTALELVNHLGDVIGDTPVIFGGINNYEPYLHRNINATGVRENVDLAANIALIERVQPQLESIYIITDHSITGAAAQSEIGKFMTEYPQYHGRIVSYIPDSFNQLLDFVAQLDERSAVIYWLYYRSRSGEVVSDTQVWKGLNQAAKAPIYMAHDYGLSYGAVGGVIQDGVQHGQQTGALLVKVLENPGSPLPPIEMGIAEIKLDYQAVQRWELGVEGEASAVLFNRPPSFTEKYRHQLEFIASLTGILILVIIGLVYYLGRMKRSEQLAKESQTLIEMVFDQSYHFIGVLDSQGAVISSNRKLHDLLHDQSFSIERPIWQHPHWENESAQQIKHYFNEPKQAQNAQFEVEIWHEELGAIVLELALKPIPSPSSELQFLLEARDITSRKVTEERLFQREANLSHYYDQQPVMMVTLDEHNRIQQVNQFAEQLLGYTEDQILGHRLREFYLHKDALIPRQVLLQPKQAIKGVWRRDIEYRHADGQTVWIRENIRPLVESGHLLIVGEDVTETRALAEQLKYQAEHDLLTGAYSRNYFETALNQALEEVKDCTRTHAMLYIDLDQLKVLNDTAGHEAGDAAIQFCASMLEDVLPYNTILARMGGDEFAILLNDCTELDAKKLATTIINTLSEQAFIWEDIRLSLTCSIGIRLIDHTASSPQMVHAQADTACHAAKEEGRNRYNLYCLDDKELRRREQEMESVNLVHHALANQRIELFAQRILDLSGEERGMHFEILIRIKNGQGEYISPGIFMPASERYNIAHLLDKQVVTQTLAFFEQHPQLIDKLALCSINLSGHSMGNSEFIHYLLDILGRTKVPCHKICLEITETAAMSNMNQAIEFFSQLKALGCQIALDDFGSGLSSFGYLKKLPVDIVKIDGIFVADMDSNEIDHLMVRSINDLAHQMGKKTVAEFVENSQIIEQLMELEVDYAQGYFIGKPKPLAELVEQLSVIEKA, from the coding sequence CTGCGTTTCTGCCTTCTCGTTATTAGTGCTTTTTGCTCTGCAATAGCAATCGCGGATGAGAATGACATTTTAGTCATTCATTCCTACCATCAAGGTTTGTTTTGGACAGACTCATTTCAGTATGGTTTAGAGCAGCAGATTGAGCCCTACAATCTCTCCACAAGAGTTCTCTATCTCGACACCAAGCGCATGCAAGATGAGCACTACCTGCAGCAGCTCTATTCGCTATACAGAACCAAATTTGAACAAGAGTCGTTTCACGCCATCGTGGTATCAGACAACACCGCTTTAGAGTTGGTCAATCATCTGGGAGATGTCATAGGCGACACTCCGGTGATCTTTGGTGGTATCAATAATTACGAGCCGTATCTGCATAGGAATATCAACGCCACAGGTGTGAGAGAAAACGTCGACTTGGCGGCGAACATCGCGTTAATTGAGCGGGTTCAGCCACAGCTGGAGTCGATTTATATTATTACCGATCACTCGATAACTGGCGCTGCTGCTCAAAGTGAGATCGGTAAGTTTATGACCGAGTATCCTCAATATCATGGTCGAATCGTCTCCTATATTCCCGACAGTTTTAACCAGTTGCTTGATTTTGTGGCGCAGCTCGACGAGCGCTCTGCGGTTATCTATTGGCTCTACTATCGCTCTCGCAGCGGGGAAGTCGTCTCTGATACGCAAGTATGGAAAGGGCTCAACCAAGCCGCAAAAGCGCCTATTTATATGGCTCATGATTATGGATTGAGCTACGGCGCCGTTGGTGGTGTGATTCAAGATGGGGTTCAGCATGGTCAGCAAACTGGCGCGCTGCTGGTTAAAGTACTCGAAAACCCAGGCTCGCCTTTGCCACCTATAGAAATGGGCATCGCAGAAATTAAACTCGACTACCAAGCGGTTCAACGTTGGGAGCTCGGCGTCGAGGGTGAGGCAAGTGCTGTTCTGTTTAATCGGCCGCCAAGCTTCACTGAAAAGTACAGGCATCAGTTAGAGTTTATCGCTTCCCTCACTGGCATTCTTATCTTGGTTATCATCGGCTTGGTTTACTATTTAGGGCGAATGAAACGCAGTGAACAGCTCGCCAAAGAGAGTCAGACCTTGATCGAGATGGTGTTCGACCAGAGTTACCACTTCATCGGGGTATTAGATAGTCAAGGTGCTGTGATTTCGAGCAATCGTAAACTGCATGATTTACTTCATGATCAGAGTTTTAGTATTGAACGCCCAATATGGCAACACCCGCACTGGGAGAATGAGTCAGCCCAGCAGATCAAGCACTACTTTAACGAGCCTAAGCAGGCGCAAAACGCGCAATTTGAAGTCGAGATTTGGCATGAAGAATTGGGCGCCATCGTGCTCGAGCTAGCGCTAAAACCGATACCGTCCCCTAGCAGTGAGCTGCAGTTTCTATTGGAAGCACGAGACATTACCTCGCGCAAAGTGACCGAAGAACGATTGTTTCAGCGAGAAGCAAACCTGAGCCATTACTATGATCAACAACCGGTGATGATGGTGACTCTGGATGAGCACAACCGTATTCAGCAGGTCAATCAATTTGCAGAGCAACTACTTGGCTACACTGAGGATCAAATCTTGGGTCATCGCCTGAGAGAGTTCTATCTTCACAAGGATGCACTTATCCCACGTCAGGTCCTGCTTCAGCCGAAACAAGCCATCAAAGGGGTATGGCGACGAGATATAGAGTATCGCCACGCAGACGGGCAGACCGTGTGGATTCGCGAGAACATCCGCCCGCTGGTGGAAAGCGGTCATCTGTTGATTGTGGGTGAGGATGTGACCGAAACCCGAGCTTTGGCTGAGCAACTTAAATATCAAGCGGAACATGACTTGTTGACCGGAGCCTACAGTCGCAACTACTTCGAAACAGCGCTTAATCAAGCATTGGAAGAGGTCAAGGACTGTACTCGCACTCATGCGATGTTGTATATCGATTTGGACCAGCTAAAAGTGCTGAATGACACCGCGGGCCATGAAGCAGGTGATGCGGCGATTCAATTCTGTGCCAGCATGTTAGAAGACGTGTTGCCATATAACACCATTTTGGCGCGAATGGGCGGCGATGAGTTTGCAATTCTACTCAATGACTGTACCGAACTGGATGCCAAGAAGCTGGCGACGACCATCATTAATACTCTCAGTGAACAGGCGTTTATTTGGGAAGACATTCGTCTCAGCCTAACCTGTTCAATCGGAATTCGCCTAATTGACCATACCGCTTCCTCGCCGCAAATGGTTCATGCTCAAGCCGATACCGCGTGTCACGCCGCCAAAGAAGAAGGGCGAAATCGCTACAACCTTTATTGTTTGGATGACAAAGAGTTGCGTCGCCGTGAGCAGGAGATGGAGAGCGTCAACCTTGTGCATCATGCACTGGCAAATCAGCGGATTGAATTGTTCGCTCAGCGCATACTGGACTTAAGTGGCGAAGAGCGAGGAATGCATTTTGAAATACTGATCAGGATTAAGAATGGTCAGGGAGAGTACATTTCACCCGGTATCTTTATGCCAGCCTCGGAACGCTACAACATTGCTCATCTGCTGGATAAGCAAGTGGTCACTCAAACTCTCGCCTTTTTTGAGCAGCACCCACAATTGATCGATAAGCTAGCTCTGTGCTCGATTAACTTGTCAGGACACTCGATGGGCAATAGCGAGTTTATTCACTACTTACTCGATATATTGGGTCGTACCAAAGTGCCATGTCACAAGATATGTTTGGAGATCACCGAAACGGCGGCAATGAGCAATATGAATCAAGCCATTGAGTTCTTCAGTCAATTGAAAGCATTGGGCTGTCAGATCGCGTTGGATGACTTTGGTTCAGGTTTGTCGTCGTTTGGCTACTTGAAAAAACTGCCTGTCGACATCGTTAAAATCGATGGCATCTTTGTCGCTGACATGGATAGCAATGAGATCGACCACTTAATGGTGCGCTCGATAAACGATTTGGCGCATCAAATGGGTAAGAAAACGGTGGCGGAGTTTGTCGAAAATAGTCAAATCATCGAACAACTGATGGAGTTGGAAGTGGACTACGCACAAGGCTATTTTATTGGCAAACCCAAACCGCTTGCTGAGTTGGTAGAACAACTGAGCGTGATTGAGAAAGCTTAG
- a CDS encoding class I SAM-dependent methyltransferase, protein MQLQLQCEDSTQRTRFDQLTQRWGLCHSDDSPFALVLTEQRLELRKLDEPKLGAIYVDLAGGAVAHRRKFGGGKGQAIAKAAGLNKGSTPTVLDATAGLGRDAFVLASLGCKVQMVERHPVVAALLDDGLTRAKQDSEIGAWVSERMSLIHASSHDALAKLAAAPDFVSPDVVYLDPMYPHPENKKKSALVKKEMRVFQSLVGADHDADGLLEPALALASKRVVVKRPDYAEWLDQRQPSMAIETKKNRFDVYVKAAMSK, encoded by the coding sequence GTGCAACTGCAGCTTCAGTGTGAAGACTCAACTCAACGAACTCGATTTGACCAGCTGACTCAGCGCTGGGGATTGTGTCACAGTGACGATAGCCCATTTGCATTGGTGTTAACGGAGCAAAGGCTTGAACTGCGCAAGTTGGATGAGCCGAAATTGGGTGCCATTTATGTTGATTTAGCTGGTGGTGCGGTCGCGCATCGACGCAAGTTTGGTGGTGGTAAGGGCCAGGCAATCGCTAAAGCCGCTGGTTTGAATAAAGGCAGTACACCGACTGTGCTTGATGCCACCGCCGGGTTGGGGCGTGATGCTTTTGTATTAGCGTCACTCGGCTGCAAAGTACAGATGGTCGAGCGTCACCCTGTGGTTGCGGCGCTGCTTGATGATGGCTTAACGCGAGCCAAGCAAGATAGCGAAATCGGCGCGTGGGTGAGTGAACGAATGAGCCTTATTCACGCCTCGAGTCACGACGCGCTGGCTAAACTGGCGGCAGCCCCCGACTTTGTGAGTCCTGACGTGGTTTACCTCGATCCCATGTATCCACACCCAGAGAATAAGAAAAAGAGCGCCTTGGTCAAAAAAGAAATGCGCGTTTTCCAATCTTTGGTCGGAGCCGACCACGATGCAGATGGCTTATTGGAACCCGCACTAGCCCTTGCTAGTAAAAGGGTGGTGGTCAAAAGGCCAGACTACGCTGAGTGGTTAGATCAACGTCAGCCGAGTATGGCGATTGAAACGAAAAAGAACCGTTTTGATGTGTACGTTAAGGCTGCTATGAGCAAGTGA
- the asnC gene encoding transcriptional regulator AsnC has translation MQSQTTKLDDLDKAILKTLMEDARTPYAEMAKLFEVSPATIHVRIEKMKSADIIQGTEVIVDSKKLGYDVCCFIGINLNAARDYHSALEKLNALEEVVEAYYTTGAYNIFVKLMCRSIEELQYVLIDKLQAIDEVQSTETLISLQNPINRNVNP, from the coding sequence ATGCAATCTCAAACCACCAAACTGGATGATCTCGACAAGGCCATCCTAAAAACATTAATGGAAGATGCTCGTACCCCTTACGCTGAAATGGCCAAACTGTTTGAAGTTAGCCCCGCCACTATCCACGTGCGAATCGAAAAAATGAAATCTGCAGACATCATTCAAGGGACGGAAGTGATCGTCGACAGCAAGAAGCTGGGTTACGACGTGTGCTGCTTTATTGGAATTAATCTCAATGCCGCACGTGACTACCATTCAGCATTAGAAAAGCTCAATGCGCTGGAAGAGGTGGTTGAAGCCTATTACACCACCGGTGCTTACAATATCTTCGTTAAATTGATGTGTCGTTCGATAGAAGAGCTGCAGTACGTATTAATCGACAAACTGCAAGCAATCGATGAGGTTCAATCAACAGAAACGCTCATTTCGCTGCAAAACCCTATCAACCGTAACGTAAACCCATAA
- a CDS encoding aminopeptidase P family protein has product MLTTTEQRVSAIRQWLAEHNIDALLVPHEDEYLGEYVPAHNERLHWLTGFTGSAGVAVITQHNAAIFVDGRYTVQVTKQVPAELFEYRHLIDEPALDWIKQQLSAGSSVAIDPRMHSAAWLDAAQAKLAETVELKILASNPIDELWHDRPAPVVSEVRLMATEAVGQSSESKRQEIAELVKKAGADSAVITALDSICWLLNVRGLDVSRLPVLLSHAILHSDSSVEYFLDPVRLPAEFDAHVGAGVTVHHPEALQARLENLTGKNVLVDPATSNAWFKLILQNAGATVVSKADPCLMPKASKNPVEIAGMKACHIRDGVAMSKFLCWLDTEVLAGNLHNEAILADKLEAFRSEDPTLMDLSFDTISAAGSNAAMCHYNHENQPEPGQLELNTLYLVDSGGQYLNGTTDITRTIAIGQPSQEMINQFTLALKGHIGIARARFPKGTRGYQLDTLARQHLWAEGYDYDHGTGHGVGHFLSVHEGPASISKRLIDVPITEGMVLSNEPGYYRADAFGIRIENLELVVETPTNGDFPVLSFESLTRCPIDKRNINVDMLTRPELAWLNDYHQKVWDEISPLVEGEVKQWLRQATLPLTHSY; this is encoded by the coding sequence ATGCTTACCACTACAGAACAACGTGTTTCGGCTATCCGCCAATGGTTAGCAGAGCACAATATCGATGCTCTATTAGTTCCCCATGAAGACGAGTACCTGGGCGAGTATGTACCGGCCCACAACGAGCGCTTACATTGGCTAACCGGTTTCACCGGTTCCGCGGGTGTCGCCGTCATAACTCAACACAACGCCGCTATTTTTGTTGATGGCCGCTACACGGTACAAGTGACTAAGCAAGTGCCGGCGGAGCTATTCGAATATCGCCATCTTATCGACGAGCCAGCCCTTGATTGGATCAAGCAGCAACTCAGTGCAGGTTCGTCTGTCGCCATCGACCCGCGTATGCATAGCGCCGCTTGGCTCGACGCGGCACAGGCAAAACTTGCTGAGACAGTTGAACTTAAGATACTCGCCAGCAACCCAATTGATGAGCTATGGCACGATCGCCCTGCCCCTGTGGTTTCTGAGGTTCGCCTAATGGCAACAGAAGCAGTTGGTCAATCAAGTGAAAGCAAACGCCAAGAAATCGCAGAGCTTGTGAAAAAAGCCGGCGCAGACAGCGCAGTAATCACAGCCCTTGATTCTATCTGTTGGCTATTGAACGTACGTGGTCTTGATGTATCACGTTTGCCTGTTCTTCTCTCTCACGCGATTCTGCATTCAGATTCAAGCGTAGAATACTTCCTAGATCCAGTTCGTCTACCTGCTGAATTTGACGCTCATGTTGGTGCGGGAGTGACGGTTCATCACCCAGAAGCATTGCAAGCACGACTAGAAAACCTAACTGGCAAGAATGTACTGGTTGACCCTGCGACAAGTAACGCATGGTTTAAGCTGATTCTGCAGAACGCTGGCGCAACGGTAGTCAGTAAAGCCGATCCGTGTCTAATGCCCAAAGCATCAAAGAACCCAGTCGAGATTGCAGGTATGAAGGCTTGCCATATTCGTGATGGTGTGGCGATGAGCAAGTTTTTATGTTGGCTCGACACAGAAGTGCTTGCTGGCAACCTACACAACGAAGCGATTTTGGCCGATAAGCTCGAGGCGTTTCGCAGCGAGGATCCAACACTGATGGATCTTAGCTTCGATACCATATCTGCCGCCGGTAGCAATGCCGCCATGTGTCACTACAACCACGAGAACCAACCGGAGCCCGGTCAGCTTGAGTTAAATACTCTGTACCTAGTCGACTCAGGTGGTCAGTACCTAAATGGCACTACCGACATCACTCGCACGATTGCAATTGGTCAACCGAGCCAAGAGATGATCAATCAGTTCACATTGGCACTAAAAGGCCACATCGGTATCGCTCGAGCGCGTTTTCCAAAGGGAACTCGCGGTTATCAGCTTGATACCCTCGCTCGTCAACACCTATGGGCGGAAGGTTACGACTACGATCACGGCACTGGTCACGGTGTTGGTCACTTCTTGAGTGTGCATGAAGGCCCAGCGAGCATTTCAAAAAGGTTGATTGATGTTCCTATTACCGAAGGTATGGTGCTTTCCAACGAACCGGGTTACTACCGTGCAGACGCGTTTGGCATCCGTATCGAAAACCTAGAGCTTGTTGTTGAAACCCCAACTAATGGTGACTTCCCTGTTCTGTCATTTGAGTCGCTTACTCGCTGCCCTATCGATAAGCGCAATATCAACGTTGATATGCTCACTCGTCCCGAGCTCGCTTGGCTCAACGACTACCATCAAAAGGTTTGGGATGAGATTAGCCCACTTGTAGAAGGGGAAGTTAAACAGTGGCTGCGCCAAGCTACGCTGCCATTAACGCATAGCTACTAA
- a CDS encoding carboxylate/amino acid/amine transporter, with protein sequence MGYLSAVTLLWAFSFSLIGVYLAGQVDSWFSVWIRVALASLVFLPFLKFKGVDKGLIGKLMLVGGCQLGLMYCFYYQSFLLLSVPEVLLFTVFTPIYVTLIYDLLKRRFSPWYLVTAAIAVVGAGLIKFAGINENFIVGFLVVQGANICFAIGQVGYKYLMERYQVELPQHTIFGYFYLGALCVATIAFALMGNLDKLPTTTTQWGVLIYLGLVASGLGYFAWNKGATMVNAGALAVMNNALVPAGLLVNILIWNRDVDLVQLTIGGSIILLSLWVNETWVKRKVEQSYQA encoded by the coding sequence ATGGGGTATTTATCTGCGGTCACCTTGCTGTGGGCGTTTTCATTTAGCCTGATCGGCGTCTATCTCGCCGGTCAGGTCGATTCTTGGTTTTCAGTGTGGATACGAGTCGCGCTGGCCAGTTTGGTATTTTTACCTTTCTTGAAATTCAAAGGGGTCGACAAAGGGCTGATCGGCAAATTGATGCTGGTTGGCGGTTGTCAGCTCGGTTTGATGTATTGCTTCTACTACCAATCTTTCTTGCTGTTATCGGTACCAGAAGTGCTGCTGTTTACCGTGTTCACCCCCATCTATGTCACCTTAATTTATGATCTGCTTAAACGTCGTTTTTCACCTTGGTATCTAGTCACGGCGGCGATTGCCGTTGTGGGCGCCGGATTGATTAAATTTGCTGGCATCAACGAAAACTTCATCGTCGGATTTTTGGTGGTTCAAGGGGCCAACATCTGCTTTGCCATCGGCCAAGTCGGTTACAAGTACCTGATGGAGCGTTATCAGGTCGAACTGCCACAGCACACCATATTTGGCTATTTCTATCTGGGGGCGTTGTGTGTCGCGACGATTGCTTTTGCACTGATGGGCAACCTCGATAAGCTTCCCACCACCACTACTCAATGGGGTGTACTCATATACTTGGGCTTAGTTGCCTCTGGCTTGGGTTACTTTGCCTGGAACAAAGGCGCCACTATGGTCAATGCAGGTGCCCTTGCGGTGATGAACAATGCTCTGGTTCCGGCGGGCCTTCTGGTTAACATTCTGATTTGGAACCGCGATGTCGATTTGGTTCAACTGACCATTGGCGGCAGCATCATTCTGCTCTCTTTGTGGGTCAACGAGACCTGGGTCAAACGCAAAGTAGAGCAAAGCTATCAAGCCTAA
- the thiH gene encoding 2-iminoacetate synthase ThiH yields MSFVEQFKQLNWDDISMSIYAKTAQDVERALNKPKRDLEDFKALISPAAEAYLEQMAQLSYAATRKRFGNTMSLYIPLYLSNLCANACTYCGFSMENRIKRRTLNRDEVAAEVEAIKRMKFDSVLLVTGEHESKVGMNYFREMVPMIKQRFNYLVMEVQPLDQDQYTELKTLGLDAVMVYQETYHPSTYAEHHLRGNKRDFEYRLETPDRLAKAGIDKIGIGALIGLEEWRTDCFFVAAHLDYLERRYWQTRYSISFPRLRPCEGALQPKSVMTDKQLVQLICAYRLLNSEVELSLSTRESSAFRDNVLPLGITSMSAASKTQPGGYALEDVELEQFEISDERSASSVETMIRAKGFDPVWRDWHAAYSG; encoded by the coding sequence ATGAGCTTCGTTGAGCAGTTTAAACAGCTAAATTGGGATGACATTTCGATGTCGATCTACGCCAAAACGGCACAAGATGTTGAACGCGCGTTGAATAAACCCAAGCGCGACTTGGAAGATTTCAAAGCGCTGATTTCACCAGCAGCAGAAGCTTATTTGGAGCAGATGGCGCAGCTGTCTTACGCGGCAACACGCAAGCGTTTTGGTAATACCATGTCGCTTTACATTCCACTGTACCTTTCTAACTTGTGCGCCAATGCTTGTACATATTGTGGCTTCTCGATGGAGAACAGAATCAAGCGTCGTACTTTGAATAGGGACGAAGTGGCTGCAGAAGTCGAAGCGATCAAGCGTATGAAGTTTGATAGCGTGTTGCTGGTGACAGGTGAGCACGAATCCAAAGTCGGGATGAACTACTTCCGCGAAATGGTACCGATGATTAAGCAACGTTTTAACTATTTGGTTATGGAAGTACAGCCGCTAGATCAAGACCAATACACAGAGCTCAAGACGCTGGGTTTAGATGCGGTGATGGTGTATCAGGAAACCTATCATCCATCTACCTATGCTGAACATCATTTACGTGGCAATAAGCGCGATTTTGAATACCGACTTGAGACGCCCGATCGACTTGCAAAAGCAGGCATCGATAAGATCGGTATTGGCGCTTTGATAGGATTGGAAGAGTGGCGTACTGACTGCTTTTTTGTTGCCGCACACTTGGACTATTTGGAACGAAGGTACTGGCAAACTCGCTATTCAATATCGTTCCCGCGTTTACGCCCTTGTGAAGGTGCGTTGCAACCCAAGTCAGTGATGACCGATAAACAACTTGTTCAGTTGATTTGTGCGTATCGTTTGTTGAACTCAGAGGTCGAGTTGTCACTATCGACGCGAGAGTCTTCGGCATTTCGAGACAATGTATTGCCATTGGGAATCACTTCAATGTCGGCTGCTTCAAAAACTCAACCAGGGGGTTACGCATTAGAGGATGTAGAACTTGAGCAGTTTGAGATCAGTGATGAGCGGAGTGCGAGCAGTGTCGAAACCATGATTAGGGCTAAAGGCTTTGACCCAGTATGGCGAGACTGGCACGCTGCTTACTCTGGTTAG